The Halalkalibaculum roseum genome window below encodes:
- the nifJ gene encoding pyruvate:ferredoxin (flavodoxin) oxidoreductase, with protein MQNQQVTIDANEATAYVAHNLSEIIAIYPITPASPMGEWADEWSMATKKNIWGTIPDVVELQSEGGAAGAMHGALQTGALTTTFTASQGLLLMLPNLYKIAGELTPAVVHVASRTVATHALSIFGDHSDSMTARLAGMAMLSSNSVQEAMDMAMIAHSATLQTRIPFLHFFDGFRTSHEVQKIHQIPLEVMSDMIDHEWIIEHRNRALKPDSPVLRGTAQNPDVFFQARETVNQYYDNCPGIVQEHMDKFAELTGRTYRLFQYHGPEDAERVIILMGSGAETAHEAVDKLNKQGEKVGLVKVRLFRPFSMNHLIQSLPATVRGIAVLDRTKEPGSTGEPLYNDVIASLYENQTEEWKTFDTNPRVINGRFGLSSKEFTPPMVKRIFDELTKSKPKNHFTIGIEDDITHTSLDFNVNGLMSTEDRFEGLFYGLGSDGTVSANKNSIKIIGDNTDYYAQGYFVYDSKKSGATTVSHLRFGPDPIRSAYLIHEANFVACHQFQFLDRFDMLEKAQKGATFLLNAPLEPEEVWDNLPEKVQRRIIEKDLNFYSIDAYKVARENGMGTRINTVMQTCFFAISEILPREEAIKLIKEGIKKAYGSKGEEVLKSNYRAVDNSIENLNKIEIPDKVTSDIDMRPAVPKEAPEYVQKVIGEIIAGNGDDLPVSAFEPDGTFPTGTTKWEKRNIAQEIPVLEPDICIQCGKCALVCPHAVIRMKAFDEDLLAGAPETFKYMDARGREWPDNTKVSIQVSPEDCTGCELCVEVCPVKDRKKVGRKALNMAEIQPLIEQEKENWDFFLSLPEYDRSELKQETVKGSQFLEPLFEFSGACAGCGETPYIKLITQLFGDRMIIANATGCSSIYGGNLPATPYTTNSQGLGPAWSNSLFEDNAEFGLGFRLTIDKQETQAKELLNSLNGDIDPQLKKEILNADQSTEPGIFEQRERVAELKELLKSSDKKEAKLLYSIADYLVRKSVWIFGGDGWAYDIGYGGLDHVLASGRDVNILVMDTEVYSNTGGQCSKATPLGAVAKFAAAGKRTSKKDLGLMSVSSGGAYVARVALGSSDMQTMKAILEAERYPGPSIIIAYSHCIAHGYDMKFGLNQQKLAVDSGYWPLFRFDPTKIDKNENPFQLDSKPPKIPLEDYAYNEMRYLMLSKSKPQVAKDLMNHAQKDVKEQWKIYERMEALFEPNGTATEKEPQD; from the coding sequence GTGCAAAATCAACAAGTAACTATCGATGCAAATGAAGCGACAGCCTATGTTGCTCATAACCTAAGTGAGATTATTGCCATATACCCCATAACACCTGCCTCACCGATGGGTGAGTGGGCTGACGAATGGAGCATGGCAACGAAAAAAAATATCTGGGGAACCATTCCTGATGTGGTGGAACTGCAGAGTGAAGGCGGCGCCGCAGGTGCCATGCATGGAGCTTTGCAGACGGGTGCCCTGACAACCACTTTCACCGCTTCCCAGGGATTGCTTCTGATGCTGCCAAACCTATATAAGATAGCCGGCGAACTCACTCCCGCTGTTGTGCATGTGGCCTCAAGAACCGTTGCTACACATGCCCTCTCCATATTCGGTGACCACAGTGATTCCATGACGGCCCGCCTGGCAGGTATGGCCATGCTAAGCTCAAATAGTGTGCAGGAAGCGATGGATATGGCCATGATTGCTCATTCCGCTACCCTGCAGACTCGCATTCCCTTTCTTCACTTTTTTGACGGTTTCAGAACTTCTCACGAGGTACAGAAAATTCATCAGATTCCTCTGGAAGTCATGTCAGACATGATTGACCACGAATGGATTATTGAACATCGCAACCGAGCTCTCAAACCTGATAGCCCGGTGCTAAGAGGTACCGCCCAAAACCCGGACGTCTTTTTCCAGGCGAGGGAAACCGTTAATCAATACTATGACAACTGTCCGGGCATTGTACAGGAGCATATGGACAAATTTGCCGAGTTAACCGGAAGGACCTACCGCTTGTTCCAATACCATGGACCAGAGGATGCCGAGCGTGTTATCATTCTGATGGGTTCGGGTGCCGAAACCGCACATGAGGCGGTAGATAAGCTGAATAAACAAGGCGAAAAAGTCGGACTCGTTAAAGTACGTCTTTTCAGACCTTTCAGCATGAATCACCTTATTCAAAGTCTGCCTGCAACCGTTAGGGGCATTGCAGTGCTGGACCGTACCAAAGAACCCGGGAGTACAGGTGAGCCTCTTTATAATGACGTGATTGCCAGCCTTTATGAAAACCAAACGGAAGAGTGGAAGACTTTCGATACCAACCCAAGAGTCATAAACGGTCGGTTCGGACTCTCATCCAAGGAGTTTACTCCGCCCATGGTTAAACGAATTTTTGACGAATTAACCAAGAGTAAGCCTAAGAATCATTTTACCATCGGAATAGAAGACGATATTACCCATACCAGTCTGGATTTCAATGTAAACGGACTGATGAGTACCGAGGATCGCTTTGAAGGACTCTTTTACGGTCTTGGATCTGATGGGACAGTGAGTGCCAACAAGAATTCCATAAAAATAATCGGCGACAATACCGATTATTACGCTCAAGGATACTTTGTCTATGATTCCAAGAAGTCCGGTGCAACGACGGTCTCGCACCTCCGCTTCGGTCCCGATCCTATCCGATCCGCCTATTTGATACATGAAGCCAACTTTGTGGCTTGTCACCAGTTTCAGTTCCTGGACAGGTTTGATATGCTTGAAAAAGCCCAAAAGGGGGCAACCTTCCTGTTAAATGCCCCGCTAGAGCCTGAAGAGGTATGGGATAATCTACCCGAAAAGGTTCAACGCCGGATTATTGAAAAGGATCTCAACTTCTACAGTATCGATGCTTACAAAGTAGCCCGTGAAAATGGCATGGGAACCCGCATTAATACGGTCATGCAGACCTGTTTCTTTGCCATATCCGAAATACTGCCTAGAGAGGAAGCCATAAAATTGATTAAGGAAGGCATCAAGAAAGCATACGGCAGTAAGGGCGAAGAGGTGTTGAAGAGCAACTATAGGGCTGTGGACAATTCCATAGAGAATCTGAATAAGATAGAGATTCCCGATAAGGTGACCTCCGATATTGATATGAGGCCTGCCGTTCCTAAAGAAGCACCCGAATATGTACAAAAAGTAATTGGAGAAATTATTGCAGGTAATGGCGATGACCTACCCGTAAGTGCTTTTGAACCTGACGGCACTTTCCCCACAGGTACTACCAAATGGGAAAAGAGGAATATCGCCCAGGAAATACCGGTGCTGGAACCCGATATCTGTATACAATGCGGTAAATGTGCCTTGGTTTGCCCCCATGCAGTAATCCGTATGAAAGCATTTGACGAAGACCTGCTGGCCGGGGCTCCCGAGACCTTCAAATATATGGATGCACGCGGCCGGGAATGGCCGGATAATACCAAAGTCAGCATTCAGGTATCACCGGAGGATTGTACCGGATGTGAGTTGTGTGTGGAAGTCTGCCCGGTTAAGGACCGTAAGAAAGTGGGAAGAAAAGCCCTCAATATGGCAGAAATTCAGCCGCTGATTGAACAGGAGAAAGAAAACTGGGATTTCTTCCTGTCACTTCCTGAGTATGATCGCTCGGAACTGAAACAGGAAACCGTAAAAGGTTCGCAATTCCTCGAACCCTTGTTTGAATTTTCAGGGGCCTGCGCCGGCTGCGGTGAAACACCCTATATCAAATTGATCACCCAGTTATTCGGTGATCGGATGATTATTGCCAATGCCACCGGTTGTTCATCTATATATGGCGGGAATTTACCGGCTACACCGTATACCACAAACAGCCAGGGACTAGGTCCTGCGTGGTCTAATTCACTTTTTGAAGATAACGCGGAATTCGGACTCGGCTTCCGGCTCACCATAGACAAACAGGAGACACAGGCAAAAGAACTTCTCAATTCTTTAAACGGTGATATAGATCCACAGTTGAAGAAAGAGATTCTCAATGCTGATCAGAGCACCGAGCCGGGTATCTTTGAGCAGAGAGAACGTGTTGCAGAACTCAAAGAGCTACTCAAATCATCGGATAAGAAAGAAGCCAAGCTACTTTACAGCATCGCCGACTACCTGGTGCGCAAAAGCGTCTGGATCTTCGGAGGTGACGGATGGGCTTACGATATCGGTTATGGGGGACTTGATCACGTGCTGGCCAGCGGCCGGGATGTGAACATACTGGTCATGGATACCGAAGTATACTCCAATACCGGGGGACAGTGTTCTAAAGCAACGCCACTGGGTGCGGTAGCAAAATTTGCTGCTGCCGGTAAGCGCACCTCCAAAAAGGACCTTGGACTAATGTCTGTTTCTTCAGGCGGAGCTTATGTGGCACGTGTTGCACTCGGCTCCAGTGATATGCAAACCATGAAAGCCATACTGGAGGCCGAAAGATACCCGGGTCCATCCATTATCATTGCATACAGCCATTGTATAGCCCACGGTTATGACATGAAATTCGGACTCAACCAGCAGAAACTGGCTGTTGACTCCGGCTACTGGCCCTTGTTCCGATTCGATCCTACGAAGATTGACAAGAATGAGAATCCCTTCCAACTGGATTCAAAGCCACCCAAAATTCCTCTTGAGGACTACGCCTATAATGAGATGCGTTACCTGATGCTTTCAAAATCCAAGCCGCAGGTAGCCAAAGATCTTATGAATCATGCACAAAAAGATGTGAAGGAGCAGTGGAAGATCTACGAGCGTATGGAAGCACTCTTCGAGCCGAATGGAACAGCGACTGAAAAGGAGCCGCAGGATTAA
- a CDS encoding dihydroorotate dehydrogenase-like protein: MNLETTYLGLTLKNPLVPSASPLSTEVDYVKKMEDAGASAVVMYSLFEEQITKENIALDHFLTHANEGYAEALSYFPDPGVYHNLNAEDYLTHIRKLKEAVDIPVIASLNGVSEGGWMSYAEKMEQAGADALELNIYYIAADPNLSAEEVEQKYINDVKAVKKNITIPVAVKLAPYFSAFANMAVRLEKAGADGLVLFNRFYQPDFDLDEFEVEPSLELSSSFEKRLPLRWIAMLRPHLKGSLAATSGIHTAEDVIKMLLAGADVAMMASVLLKNGIGTLRDITEGIKEFMEEKEYESVSEMKGAMSSSSIGDPSKFERANYIKTLQGFTMEDIT; encoded by the coding sequence ATGAACTTAGAAACTACATACCTTGGCCTGACCTTAAAAAACCCTCTGGTTCCCTCGGCCTCCCCGTTATCTACCGAAGTAGACTACGTCAAAAAAATGGAAGATGCCGGTGCTTCAGCAGTGGTGATGTATTCTTTATTCGAAGAGCAGATTACAAAAGAAAATATTGCGCTGGACCATTTTTTAACGCACGCCAACGAAGGCTATGCAGAAGCACTGAGCTATTTCCCTGACCCCGGGGTGTATCACAACCTAAATGCGGAAGATTATTTGACTCATATCCGGAAGCTCAAAGAGGCGGTTGATATACCTGTCATAGCAAGCCTAAACGGCGTTTCGGAAGGAGGCTGGATGTCTTATGCCGAAAAAATGGAACAGGCCGGTGCCGATGCCCTGGAACTAAATATCTACTATATCGCTGCAGATCCTAACCTCAGTGCGGAGGAGGTTGAGCAGAAATACATCAATGATGTAAAGGCTGTGAAAAAGAACATCACAATCCCTGTGGCAGTAAAGCTGGCACCCTATTTCAGTGCCTTTGCAAATATGGCTGTCCGCCTGGAAAAAGCAGGAGCTGACGGACTGGTGCTGTTCAATCGCTTTTACCAGCCGGATTTTGACCTCGATGAGTTTGAAGTGGAACCCAGCCTTGAGCTGAGTAGCAGCTTTGAAAAAAGACTCCCCCTGCGATGGATTGCGATGCTTCGACCCCATTTGAAAGGCAGCCTCGCAGCTACTTCGGGTATTCATACTGCCGAAGATGTCATTAAGATGCTATTGGCAGGTGCCGATGTGGCAATGATGGCTTCAGTACTGCTCAAAAATGGAATAGGAACGCTCCGTGACATAACAGAAGGAATCAAAGAATTCATGGAAGAAAAAGAATACGAGTCTGTCTCTGAAATGAAAGGAGCCATGAGTTCATCTTCGATCGGAGATCCTTCAAAATTTGAACGTGCCAATTATATCAAGACCCTTCAGGGATTCACTATGGAGGATATCACCTAG
- a CDS encoding 4Fe-4S binding protein codes for MSLLITDTCINCAACEPECPNQAIYEPGAEWSMAEGTSLQGTVTLLNGDEVDAEEMQEPLSDDFYFIVADKCTECKGFHEEEQCIAFCPVPECIIVHPDHEESEDQLLERQSFLHN; via the coding sequence ATGTCATTACTGATTACTGATACCTGTATCAACTGTGCTGCATGTGAACCGGAATGCCCGAATCAGGCAATATATGAGCCCGGCGCGGAATGGTCTATGGCAGAAGGTACCAGCCTGCAAGGCACTGTTACCTTATTGAACGGAGATGAAGTGGATGCGGAAGAAATGCAGGAGCCTCTTTCGGATGACTTCTATTTCATCGTAGCTGATAAATGCACCGAATGCAAAGGTTTCCACGAAGAGGAACAGTGCATCGCGTTTTGTCCGGTACCGGAATGTATCATCGTCCATCCCGATCATGAAGAATCGGAAGACCAGCTTTTGGAGCGGCAGTCATTCCTGCATAATTAA